Proteins from one Flavobacterium sp. N2038 genomic window:
- a CDS encoding TetR/AcrR family transcriptional regulator, translating into MASKDRILRQKEETRNNILGAAYDIVKEDGWNGLSMRKIADRIEYTAPIIYEYFSNKDAILQELTGKGFIKLTKELEKARAKFEKPEDQLEAMWMAYWDFAFTDTEMYQVMFGVQMSCCSQRCSASEAPYRLFVAVIAEIMKNSNPTEEVVKQKYFTFFSVIHGLIAINIINKSDILETINNQILKDAIGGIIKSIQ; encoded by the coding sequence ATGGCTAGTAAAGATCGAATTTTAAGACAAAAAGAAGAGACAAGAAATAATATTCTTGGCGCTGCTTATGATATCGTAAAAGAAGACGGCTGGAATGGTTTGAGTATGCGTAAAATTGCCGACAGAATCGAATATACTGCCCCTATTATTTATGAATATTTCTCTAATAAAGATGCCATTCTACAGGAATTAACCGGAAAGGGTTTCATTAAACTGACAAAAGAATTAGAGAAAGCAAGAGCCAAATTTGAAAAACCGGAAGATCAATTAGAAGCCATGTGGATGGCGTATTGGGATTTTGCTTTTACCGATACCGAAATGTATCAGGTAATGTTTGGTGTTCAAATGAGCTGTTGTTCTCAGCGATGTTCTGCTTCGGAAGCGCCTTACAGATTATTCGTTGCTGTTATTGCAGAAATCATGAAAAACAGTAATCCAACTGAAGAAGTCGTCAAGCAGAAATATTTTACGTTCTTTTCTGTAATTCACGGTTTAATCGCTATTAATATCATTAACAAAAGTGATATATTAGAAACAATTAACAATCAAATTTTGAAAGATGCCATTGGCGGTATCATCAAATCAATACAATAG
- a CDS encoding dimethylsulfonioproprionate lyase family protein — protein METKITKSNELEWKPLKEEGVKTDGIYAKVLRFDTTTNRPPTFLLKFEPGASYPNHVHPAGEEIYVLEGEVRSGKDELKAGDYLYMPPGSTHSVFSRTGCTLLFMIPEEVVILK, from the coding sequence ATGGAAACTAAAATCACAAAAAGCAATGAATTAGAGTGGAAACCTCTTAAAGAAGAAGGTGTAAAAACAGACGGAATTTATGCTAAAGTATTACGCTTTGATACAACCACAAACCGCCCTCCTACTTTTCTTTTAAAATTTGAACCTGGCGCTTCGTACCCAAATCACGTGCATCCCGCGGGCGAAGAAATCTACGTTCTCGAAGGTGAAGTGCGCTCCGGAAAAGACGAACTTAAAGCAGGTGATTATTTGTACATGCCTCCGGGAAGTACGCATTCTGTGTTTTCCAGAACTGGCTGTACGCTTTTGTTTATGATTCCGGAGGAGGTTGTCATTTTGAAGTAA
- a CDS encoding DoxX family protein — protein MKRYQDYAILLLRIAMAIGFLSAVSSRLGLLGKQSSGWENFLSYAEKVNSFLPKSFIPSIAIASTFLEALFAVFLLIGYQTRKTAIGASILTFLFALAMTYSFGIKDPLDYSVFVFSTGAFLLATSDKYRWSLDEYLLKIN, from the coding sequence ATGAAAAGATATCAGGATTATGCCATTTTGCTTTTACGAATCGCAATGGCAATTGGGTTTTTATCTGCCGTTTCTAGTCGGTTAGGTTTGCTGGGAAAACAATCTTCTGGCTGGGAAAATTTTTTGTCTTATGCCGAAAAAGTAAATTCTTTTTTGCCTAAAAGTTTCATTCCGTCAATTGCAATAGCCAGCACTTTTCTGGAGGCCTTATTTGCTGTTTTCCTCTTAATCGGATATCAAACAAGAAAAACTGCTATAGGCGCTTCAATCTTAACTTTTCTATTTGCGTTGGCCATGACTTATTCCTTCGGAATTAAAGATCCTCTTGATTATTCTGTATTTGTTTTTTCTACGGGCGCTTTTCTTTTAGCCACCTCCGACAAATACCGATGGAGTTTAGACGAATATCTTTTGAAAATTAACTAA
- a CDS encoding DUF2683 family protein, giving the protein MQAINITAYTEDASQIEAVKAFMKALKIKFEIANVKPYELSEEQQNILNDQIISDKNLYTDADYVYTDLKKKYDL; this is encoded by the coding sequence ATGCAAGCAATTAACATCACAGCATATACAGAAGACGCTTCTCAAATAGAAGCTGTAAAAGCTTTTATGAAAGCACTAAAGATTAAATTTGAGATAGCTAATGTAAAACCATATGAGTTATCTGAAGAACAACAGAATATATTAAATGATCAAATTATTTCAGATAAAAACCTTTATACTGATGCTGACTATGTCTATACTGATTTAAAAAAGAAATATGACTTATAA